The Sphingomonas sp. IW22 DNA window ACGATAGGTTGAAGGACGATCTCGCGGTCGCGCGTCGCGCCGACCAGGAAGAGAATGACCACGAGGCCCGCGAGAACCAGCGCCACGATGCCGAGCATGTTGCGCTGCTTGAGAACCCGCTGCGACTGCGCGAGACCGACACTATAATCCATTTCAGCCCACCATCACGCGAAGGTGGGAGGGTGGCGTCGCCTTGAGACCGGTAAAACTCGACGGCAGGTGCCAGTAGGCCATGTGGAGAATCCACGATGTGGCCTTGCCGGCTTTGAGCTTTCGGAAGCCCCACCATCCGAGCAACGAGACCATCAATCCGATCACGACGTGCTGCGAAAGGATGCCCCAGATGAAGGGGATCGCCATCGCGAGGAACTCGTCCAGCGTCCAGAAGCCGATCAGCTCCGGATCGTCGAGATGCGAAGGGATGGTATACCTGTCCATAAGCGCTCACCGCCCTCCCAGCGGTTGATCCCAGTCGGTCCTCAGATCGTCGCGGTGACGGTCGAGGTGACGATCGGAATGCCGGTGCCCGCACCGACGCCGACGGCGACGGGAACGGCCACCTGGCCGAGGCTGAAGCGACCCGACGCAAGCGCGACGATGCCGCCGGCAAGGCTCATCACGGTGATGATCTTGCCGCCCGAGCCCTCGAGGAAGTCCGTGAACTTCGTGAGCGCGGTATTGAACGTGGTGTCGGTGCCCGCAAAGGCCGCCGAAGCGCCCAGCACCATCACCATGGCGATGATCGCAAGGCCAAGAAGGATACC harbors:
- the traL gene encoding type IV conjugative transfer system protein TraL, with protein sequence MDRYTIPSHLDDPELIGFWTLDEFLAMAIPFIWGILSQHVVIGLMVSLLGWWGFRKLKAGKATSWILHMAYWHLPSSFTGLKATPPSHLRVMVG